In Candidatus Zixiibacteriota bacterium, the genomic stretch CATCAGCCGCTTCGGCTCGCTCACCGATTACCTGACGCGGGCCACGCTGCGGCACTTCGGCATCGACCCCAAGGAAGTCACGATTCTCCAGATCGGCAGCACGCCGGCCCGCTTCGCCGCGCTTTCCGCCAAAGCCGTCGACGCTTCCATCGTCTGGTTCCCGGTCACGGAAATCGCCAAACAGCAGGGCTTCAACAAACTGTTCGACCTCAAGGAAGTCTTCCCTCAGTGGCCCTACGAGACCTTCGCAGCTCGCGAGTCGTGGCTGGCGAAGGAAAGGGAGCAGGTGACGAGGTTCCTGCGCGCCTACCAGCGCGGCGTCAAGTACACGCTGGAGCACAGGGACGAGGCGATCCGCGCGCTCAGGAAGTACGTCAAGATGGATCCGGCGTATGCGCCGGCGGGTTACGACGAGTACCGCGACTCGTTTCCCCTGAACGGCACGATCGCCGAAAAGGCGATTCCCGGCGTGATCGACCAGGAATACGAGACCGGCCGCATCAAGCGCCGGATCACGGTCGACGAGTTGATCGACCGCTCCTTCATCAAGGCGCTGGGCGGTCGGTAAGGCTCCCCCGGCTGGAGATTCGCGGCGGAGAGCGTCGCCCGCGGAGCGTTGCGGGCCTGGAGCGCCGGCGGCGGAAAGCGCGCCGGCGGCGCGCGATTCGAAAGGAGGCGAACCATGAAGATGCGCTTCGCCTTTGCCCTCCTGGCTCTCGGGCTGGCGTCGCCCGGCAGGGCGGTTGCAGCCGAGCCCGCCAACAACGTGATCGCGCACGCGGCGATGAACGCCCGCGTACTGCCTCTCTGGACGGCCAAGGATCGGGGATTTTTCTCCAAGTACGGCGTTCCCTCGGAGATGATCTTCATCCGCCAGGCGCCGACGCTGGTCGCCGCGCTGACCTCGGGCGACATCCAGATCGGCTATACCGGCGGAACGGCGGTCCTCGGCGCCGCCGCGAGCGGATCGGATCTCAAGATCCTCGCCGCGTTCACCAACCGGGTGACCTACGACGTCGTGGCGCGGCCCGGAATCAAGCGGCCGGAAGACCTGCGGGGGAAGATCTTCGGCGTCCAGAGCATCGGCGGCACCGTGTGGATGGGGGCGATCCTCGCGCTGGAGCACTTCGGCCTGGAACCGGCGCGCGACCGCATCAGCCTGATTCCCGCCGGCGACCAGTCGGTCCTCGCCCAGGCGCTCGTGACCGGCACAATCGACGTCACGGTGCTCGACGGGGTGATGAGCCGCACGCTGCGGGAGAGGGGATTTCCGGTGCTCGCCGAGCTGAGCAAGGCGAACATCCCGATCTCCAGCGTCGGCATCGTCACGAAGGGAAGCTTCATCCAGAAAAACCCGCAGACCATCGAGAACATCCTCAAGGCCCTGCTCGAGAGCGAGGCGTTCATCTTCGGCCCGGCCAACAAGGGAACCGCGCTCGCGATCCTCAAGAAGTACCTCCGGATCGGGGATCAGGAGGCCGAAGAAGGGTACCAGGACGTCCTCAAGGGGCTGGACCGCAAACCCTTCGCGAGCCTGGCGGGGCTGAAAAACGTTCAGCGGCTGATGAAGCTGCGCAATCCCGCGGTCGAAAAGGTGAAGGTCGAGGAGCTGGTCGACGACCGTTTCATGAAAAAGCTGGACGCCAGCGGCTTCATCGACGAGATGTACGCGAGATACGGCGCCCGCTAGCTTCGCTCCCGCCGCTTCCGCGATTTTCCGCGAGGGCTCCGCGCGCGCGAAAAGCCCCGCTTGATTGACAAAGTTTCCCGCATCCGATAATCCTCTCTGCATAAAATTTTGCATAATTTTTCCGGCCGAGGAGGACTCCATGCCCAAGAGTCTGAGGACTTTTCTCGACGACTGCCGCCGCGAGATTCCCAACGAGGTGATCCACATCACCAAGCAGGTCGACCCGGCGCACTACGACGTGACCGCGATCATCAAGCATCTCGGCGCCCTGAAGAAGTTCCCGATCATCATTTTCGACAATCCGCTGAATCTCAACGGCAGGGTCGGCGACATCAAGCTGGTGATGAACTGCGAGATCTCCCAGCGCAAGGCGCAGATCGCCCTGGGGCTGCCCAAGGAGACCACCCGGCCGCAAATGGCCGAGCGCTGCCTGGAGATGGAAGAGCACCGGATCGCGCCGGTCGTGGTCGACAGGAAGGACGCGCCGGTCAAGGAAAACGTCCGCGTCGGCCGCGATGTGGACCTCTACGAGCTCCCGATCATGCGCCACCACGAGATGGACGGCGGCCCGTACATCGTGCTGTCGACCATCGCCAGGGACCGCAAGACCGGCATCTACAACGTCTCCTATCACCGCATGGAGGTGAAGTCGAAGAACACCACCGCGCTTTACGCCTCGCCCCGCCACCTCTGGCGGATCTATCGCGACCACGAGGAGAACAACCTCGAGATGCCGGTGGCGACGGTCCTCGGCCATCACCCGGCGTATCACATGGGCGCCTGCTACAGCGGTCCGTTCGAAGTGAGCGAGTACGACGTGATCGGCGGCTACCTGGGCGAGCCGCTGCGGCTGGTTCCTTCCGAAACCTTCGGCGAAGACTTCCTGATCCCCGCCGATGCGGAGATCGTGATCGAAGGCGTGTTGATCCCCAACAAGCGCGTCGTCGAAGGGCCCTTCGGCGAAGCGCCCGGATACCTCGGCCCGCAGCGCTACACCACGTGCGTGGAGTACCAGGTGCGCGCGATCAACTACCGCAACGGGGCGATGTACCAGTCCGTGATCACGCCCGAGGGCGACAAGCCGTGGATGGATCTGCCCCGGGAGGGCGCCTATCTGCGGCGCTGCCGCGAGGCGGTGCCCGGCGTGACCGCGGTCTGCAAGCAGGGCCGGCACGCGCACTACAACGTTTTCATCTCGATGAAGAAGATGTCGGAGGGGGATCCCGGGCGGGCCGCGGCCGCCGCGCTCACTTTCGACCATACCAAGAACGTATTCGTGTTCGACGACGACATCGACGTTTTCAATCCGACCGACATCCTGTGGGCTCTGGCAACACGCGTGCAACCGCATCGCCAGGTCTCGATCCTGCAGCCGCTCTTCCGCGGCAACTTCCTCGACCCGTCGCTGGTCGACGAGATCAAGACGTCGGGCATGATCGTCGACGCAACCAGACCCCTCGACCGGCCGTTCTCGCCGGTCTCCAAGTGCCCGGACGACGCCATGGCGCGGATCAAGCTGGAGGACTACATCCCCGGCGAGGTCCTGCAGCACATCCCGATCGACCGGACCACTTACTGGGCTTGAGCTCGAGAACCGGTAACTCGCACGCGCTTTAGGAGGAATCATGGGCCAGGCGGTAGAAGTCACCTGTCCGAAGTGCAAGAAAGTCTTCGTGGTCAACCCCCACATGCTGGGGTCGGGCATGAATTTCCACTGCCCGTTTTGCGACCTCTATTTCCCCGAGAAGGACAGCCCGAAGATTCGGAAGTAAACGCCGCCAGGCGGCGGCTTTCCGGCGAGCATGAAGAAAACGCGCAGTTACGCGGTCGTGGGCAAGAGCGCCCATCGCGTCGACAGCATCGAGAAGGTCACCGGAAAGGCGATCTACACGGGAGACATCGAGCTTCCCGGGATGGCCTACGCCAAGATCCTGCGCAGCCCGGTGGCCCACGCGAAGCTGGTCCGGGTCGACGCCGCCCGGGCCTACGACGTTCCCGGAGTGATCGCGGTTCTGACGCGCGACGACCTCGGCGGTCTCAATTACCGCTACGGCGCGACGTACAAGGACCAGTGCATCGTGGCCGTCGACAAGGTCCGCTACGTCGGCGACCCCGTGGCCGCGGTCCTGGCCGAGGAGCCGCTGGCGGCCGAGGAAGCGCTCGATCGGATCGAGGTCGAGTACGAGGACCTGCCGCACGTCGACGATCTCGAGCAGGCGCTCGCCGAGGGCGCTCCGCTGGTGCACGAGGAAGAGGTGGCCCGCGCCGAGCTGCGCGGCTCGACCTACGGCGCGCCGGAGCGTTTCAAGGGCACCAACGTCTGCTATTACTTCGGCTACGAGCGCGGCGACCTCGCGCGCGGCTTCGAGAAAGCCGATCACGTCTTCGAGGACACTTTCCGCTTCCACAAGGTGCAGCATTGCTCCCTCGAGCCGCACACCAACATCGCCTACTGGGACGGAGAGAAGTTCACCGTCTGGAGCTCCTGCCAGGACCCCTTCACGCTGCGCGACCACCTGTCGGCGATCTTCAGCCTGCCGCTCAGCCGGGTGCGCGTCATCGTCCCGTATGTCGGCGGCGGCTACGGCGGCAAGCTGTACGTCAAGGCGGAGCCGATCACCGCTGCGCTGTCGTGGAAAACGCGGCGGCCGGTGAAGCTCGTGCTCTCCTTCGGCGAAAGCTTCAAGACTGTCACGCGCCACGCCGCGCGCGTCACGCTCCGGACAGGGGTCACGCGTGACGGAAAGCTGGTCGCGCGCGAGTGCCGGATCTTCACCGACACGGGCGCGTACGCCGACGCCGGCCCGCGCGTGACGCAGAAGGCGGGCTATCGCTCCCTCGGTCCGTACCGCATTCCCAACGCCAGGATCGAGGCGCACGGGGTCTACACCAACACGATCCCCGCCGGGGCGTTTCGCGGCTTCGGCAGCGTCCAGGTGACGTGGGCGTACGAGTCGCAGATGGACCTGATCGCCGAGCGGCTGGGGATCGACCCCGTCGAGCTGCGGCTCAAGAACCTCCTCAGGAAAGGGGAGGTCTACACCGCCGGCGACACGCCCGTCGACTGCGATCTCAAGGAAGGCCTGCTCAAGGTGGCCGAGGCGATCAAGTGGAACGAGCCGCCCTCCCGGCCGAACCGCGGCAAGGGTATCGCCATGTGCATGAAGGACGCGGGCGGCACGTACAAGGTGGCTGGCGCCGCCGTGCGGATCTCATCGGACGGGAGC encodes the following:
- a CDS encoding ABC transporter substrate-binding protein encodes the protein MSKKIAIVLTAALLWGALSWTRPAEARIIVGLSSVNVAFLPVYVTQEKGFWKDEGLEVLLVMFNAGATNLQALIGGDIQMMGSAFVETIGGRAAGSDIKNFWGICNIMPFQLYSQPGFKSMKDARGKRFAISRFGSLTDYLTRATLRHFGIDPKEVTILQIGSTPARFAALSAKAVDASIVWFPVTEIAKQQGFNKLFDLKEVFPQWPYETFAARESWLAKEREQVTRFLRAYQRGVKYTLEHRDEAIRALRKYVKMDPAYAPAGYDEYRDSFPLNGTIAEKAIPGVIDQEYETGRIKRRITVDELIDRSFIKALGGR
- a CDS encoding ABC transporter substrate-binding protein, coding for MKMRFAFALLALGLASPGRAVAAEPANNVIAHAAMNARVLPLWTAKDRGFFSKYGVPSEMIFIRQAPTLVAALTSGDIQIGYTGGTAVLGAAASGSDLKILAAFTNRVTYDVVARPGIKRPEDLRGKIFGVQSIGGTVWMGAILALEHFGLEPARDRISLIPAGDQSVLAQALVTGTIDVTVLDGVMSRTLRERGFPVLAELSKANIPISSVGIVTKGSFIQKNPQTIENILKALLESEAFIFGPANKGTALAILKKYLRIGDQEAEEGYQDVLKGLDRKPFASLAGLKNVQRLMKLRNPAVEKVKVEELVDDRFMKKLDASGFIDEMYARYGAR
- a CDS encoding xanthine dehydrogenase family protein molybdopterin-binding subunit produces the protein MKKTRSYAVVGKSAHRVDSIEKVTGKAIYTGDIELPGMAYAKILRSPVAHAKLVRVDAARAYDVPGVIAVLTRDDLGGLNYRYGATYKDQCIVAVDKVRYVGDPVAAVLAEEPLAAEEALDRIEVEYEDLPHVDDLEQALAEGAPLVHEEEVARAELRGSTYGAPERFKGTNVCYYFGYERGDLARGFEKADHVFEDTFRFHKVQHCSLEPHTNIAYWDGEKFTVWSSCQDPFTLRDHLSAIFSLPLSRVRVIVPYVGGGYGGKLYVKAEPITAALSWKTRRPVKLVLSFGESFKTVTRHAARVTLRTGVTRDGKLVARECRIFTDTGAYADAGPRVTQKAGYRSLGPYRIPNARIEAHGVYTNTIPAGAFRGFGSVQVTWAYESQMDLIAERLGIDPVELRLKNLLRKGEVYTAGDTPVDCDLKEGLLKVAEAIKWNEPPSRPNRGKGIAMCMKDAGGTYKVAGAAVRISSDGSAVLLTGTVEIGQGPRTALSQIVAEELAMDLGRISVAQLDTDVTPYDISTSASSSTVVMGLAVQRAAQDARKQLLQCAAKVLKRKPSGLVLRDGAVHTRDGRSLPYGRVIVEFFGSRAGEIIGRGLYRDKRTPKAVLGSPTTFWEVAWGGVELEVDTETGAIQLLNYVSATDVGKAINPEQVEGQDEGAVMFGVGHTLLEELVYDSGQPLNANLVDYRLPTFGDLPQNLTTVLIENGNGPGPFGAKGMGEGGLLPLAPAIAGAVSRAVGVRIQDLPLTPPKVWTAIQARRG
- a CDS encoding UbiD family decarboxylase, with the protein product MPKSLRTFLDDCRREIPNEVIHITKQVDPAHYDVTAIIKHLGALKKFPIIIFDNPLNLNGRVGDIKLVMNCEISQRKAQIALGLPKETTRPQMAERCLEMEEHRIAPVVVDRKDAPVKENVRVGRDVDLYELPIMRHHEMDGGPYIVLSTIARDRKTGIYNVSYHRMEVKSKNTTALYASPRHLWRIYRDHEENNLEMPVATVLGHHPAYHMGACYSGPFEVSEYDVIGGYLGEPLRLVPSETFGEDFLIPADAEIVIEGVLIPNKRVVEGPFGEAPGYLGPQRYTTCVEYQVRAINYRNGAMYQSVITPEGDKPWMDLPREGAYLRRCREAVPGVTAVCKQGRHAHYNVFISMKKMSEGDPGRAAAAALTFDHTKNVFVFDDDIDVFNPTDILWALATRVQPHRQVSILQPLFRGNFLDPSLVDEIKTSGMIVDATRPLDRPFSPVSKCPDDAMARIKLEDYIPGEVLQHIPIDRTTYWA